The Anolis carolinensis isolate JA03-04 chromosome 1, rAnoCar3.1.pri, whole genome shotgun sequence genome window below encodes:
- the irak1bp1 gene encoding interleukin-1 receptor-associated kinase 1-binding protein 1: protein MWVMPRPAVPPARIFAELAPPSVVGTENEPAKAEGALSLPGAREVHVSGSAELSARPDRAQVTLSLSRQKAEAAAARSSVSRRLDYIAQAARQRGEALENNLTVTKNFSRIDNAYKMEAEVCITFSDFGKMQDVCNFLVEKLDSSVIISPPHFYHTAEAANALRRQVCLAAVGSAQQKAQEVCQLFGQSLGKPLLIREEEVKEWEGHPENHTASFSDSPSLQQRLQSATIYASSRIFAVFEIKGDRKRKKAALLNLK, encoded by the exons ATGTGGGTGATGCCGCGGCCCGCTGTCCCTCCGGCGCGGATTTTTGCGGAGTTGGCCCCTCCTTCCGTCGTCGGCACGGAGAACGAGCCGGCCAAGGCGGAGGGAGCTTTGTCGCTGCCCGGGGCCCGGGAGGTTCACGTCAGCGGCAGCGCGGAGCTCAGCGCTCGGCCGGATCGGGCCCAAGTGACGCTTAGCTTGAGCCGCCAGAAAGCGGAGGCCGCGGCGGCACGGAGCAGCGTCTCTCGGAGGCTGGACTACATCGCCCAGGCGGCCCGGCAGCGCGGAGAGGCTTTG GAAAACAACTTGACTGTGACAAAAAACTTCAGTAGAATAGACAATGCTTACAAGATGGAAGCAGAG gtgtgcattacattcagtgATTTTGGGAAAATGCAAGATGTTTGTAACTTCTTGGTTGAAAAACTAGATAGCTCTGTTATCATCAGCCCACCTCACTTTTACCACACAGCAGAGGCTGCCAATGCTCTTCG GCGTCAAGTATGTCTTGCTGCTGTTGGAAGCGCTCAACAAAAAGCACAAGAAGTCTGCCAATTGTTTGGCCAATCCTTGGGGAAGCCTTTGCTAATAAGGGAAGAAGAAGTAAAGGAATGGGAAGggcatccagaaaatcacacagCCAGTTTCTCAGACTCACCAAGTTTGCAACAAAGACTCCAAAGTGCCACCATCTATGCTTCCTCAAGGATATTTGCTGTTTTTGAAATAAAGGGagacaggaagagaaaaaaagccgCTCTTCTAAATTTGAAGTGA